Proteins found in one Paenibacillus sp. FSL R10-2782 genomic segment:
- a CDS encoding N-acetyltransferase, with protein MSIRPGNVEEFKDLATIWLEASIEAHHFIDPQYWTSQVGEMEDKYLPLAQNYVIIQDDHTIGGFVSMIDGYLAALFIRVDSQRKGYGKLLLDWVKKQYDQIQLKVYQSNTKAFNFYTKNGFIIQEESVDPATREKEFIMVWTKHM; from the coding sequence ATGTCTATTCGACCGGGGAATGTGGAAGAGTTTAAAGATTTAGCAACTATATGGCTGGAAGCTTCCATAGAGGCCCATCATTTTATTGATCCACAATATTGGACATCACAGGTTGGCGAAATGGAAGACAAATACCTTCCTCTAGCTCAAAACTACGTTATTATACAGGACGATCACACTATTGGTGGCTTCGTTTCTATGATAGATGGATATTTAGCGGCCTTGTTTATACGAGTAGATTCCCAACGAAAAGGGTATGGCAAGTTACTACTAGATTGGGTTAAGAAGCAATATGATCAGATCCAATTGAAAGTATACCAGTCCAACACGAAGGCATTTAACTTTTATACCAAAAATGGCTTTATCATTCAAGAGGAATCCGTTGATCCAGCAACCCGTGAAAAGGAATTTATAATGGTTTGGACAAAGCACATGTAA
- a CDS encoding SGNH/GDSL hydrolase family protein, giving the protein MNDSFSGLTQQDEMEGPKAPKDPVTRRSGFSVMYETMIEGTARPDGSFAQEIYLEGRLADKAKYTGGVGDEDILELLTNCEGLRRLVHSIGITVKAHNPEVADVRFVYHNWGKTSKYESGTRLELICPADGSETMLVMEEYDWSLDDDVPGSFVFLFDRVGELATVNITFYLHDGFHVPEVSMEEPVDFDSQAYREMIAKSILNKGNNKRLKAAIEKAKRGEQVTVAYIGGSITQGAGAVPIHENCYAYQSYALFKQKFGKDGGESVQLVKAGVGGTPSELGIVRYDRDVLRGGTVEPDIVVIEFAVNDAGDETKGNCYESLTLKALNASNKPAVILLFSVFVNDWNLQERLSPVGWHYDLPMVSVKDAVEGQFRLSKARGNVISKRQFFFDIYHPANAGHRVMADCLGWLFDIADEASLDQTDVDTSKPPVIGCDFAETKLLDRSNSEQIATINMGSFTETDTDLQMVEMDDHPYSSPQFPYNWMNNPENGVSEFKITICCKRLILVFKDSGNSDFGCADIWVDEKYIKTADPHENNWTHCNAVILYNEQVSKEHTVVIRMAPGHETKRFTILGFGYI; this is encoded by the coding sequence ATGAATGACAGTTTTTCAGGACTTACGCAGCAGGATGAGATGGAAGGCCCCAAGGCGCCTAAAGACCCGGTGACAAGACGAAGTGGATTTTCCGTTATGTATGAAACCATGATCGAGGGAACCGCTCGGCCAGACGGAAGCTTTGCCCAGGAGATTTATTTGGAGGGGAGGCTGGCTGATAAGGCCAAGTATACGGGAGGAGTTGGAGATGAGGACATACTGGAGCTACTAACCAATTGCGAAGGCTTGCGCCGATTGGTCCATAGTATCGGGATTACCGTGAAGGCGCATAATCCGGAAGTAGCTGACGTTCGGTTTGTGTACCATAACTGGGGTAAAACCAGCAAGTACGAATCCGGCACCCGCCTTGAGCTTATTTGTCCGGCAGATGGCTCTGAAACTATGCTGGTTATGGAGGAATACGACTGGTCTTTGGATGATGATGTTCCAGGAAGCTTCGTCTTTCTCTTCGACCGGGTGGGAGAACTGGCTACAGTCAACATTACGTTCTACCTGCACGACGGGTTCCATGTTCCCGAAGTTTCCATGGAGGAACCGGTGGATTTCGATTCGCAAGCCTATCGCGAGATGATCGCTAAATCAATTTTGAATAAAGGCAATAACAAAAGGCTCAAGGCTGCAATTGAAAAGGCCAAAAGAGGAGAACAGGTGACTGTGGCCTATATTGGAGGCTCCATTACACAGGGGGCCGGGGCCGTTCCGATTCATGAAAATTGCTATGCATACCAGTCCTATGCTCTTTTTAAGCAAAAATTCGGCAAAGACGGTGGGGAATCGGTTCAACTGGTAAAAGCAGGCGTAGGCGGTACCCCATCGGAATTGGGTATTGTCCGCTATGACCGGGATGTGCTTCGGGGAGGAACGGTAGAGCCGGATATTGTGGTAATCGAATTTGCCGTGAATGACGCGGGTGATGAGACAAAGGGAAATTGTTATGAAAGCCTGACATTGAAGGCCTTGAACGCATCCAATAAACCTGCGGTTATTTTACTGTTTAGTGTGTTTGTCAATGACTGGAACCTGCAGGAACGGCTGTCACCTGTGGGCTGGCATTATGATCTTCCTATGGTCAGCGTAAAGGATGCTGTAGAGGGGCAGTTTCGGCTTTCCAAGGCAAGAGGAAATGTGATTTCCAAACGACAGTTTTTCTTTGACATCTACCATCCGGCCAATGCCGGGCACCGGGTAATGGCTGATTGTTTGGGATGGCTGTTCGACATAGCAGATGAGGCATCACTCGATCAGACGGATGTGGATACCAGTAAGCCTCCTGTCATTGGTTGTGATTTTGCCGAAACAAAGCTGCTTGATCGCAGTAATTCGGAGCAAATTGCCACAATCAATATGGGTAGTTTCACCGAAACTGATACAGACCTGCAAATGGTGGAAATGGATGATCACCCGTACAGCTCTCCCCAGTTTCCTTATAACTGGATGAATAATCCAGAAAATGGTGTCTCCGAATTTAAAATAACCATTTGTTGCAAACGTCTTATCCTGGTGTTCAAGGACTCGGGGAATAGCGATTTTGGATGCGCGGATATTTGGGTGGATGAAAAATATATCAAGACAGCCGATCCCCATGAGAACAATTGGACACATTGCAATGCCGTAATATTGTACAACGAGCAGGTGTCCAAGGAGCATACGGTGGTGATCCGCATGGCTCCCGGACATGAAACAAAACGCTTTACTATACTTGGATTCGGATATATTTAA
- a CDS encoding AraC family transcriptional regulator, with the protein MNLAYHEHLIPQVFLFVDRKCFADWSIRKAKIDFHDLTFVISGKACYYINDEEVIVEAGDLLYIPEGCTREAHTFKELPMHCYPFNFHWAAPHNDVHLPLEYVSKKMITKEILDYIREFKQAWMNRKPLYTFETRALFELILHRLLSDYHLLSATTIDPRIKNATYYINEHYSDNITVGILAEQANLNTVYFGKLFKETTGSTCKEYLNRIRINNAEMMLSSGDFNVSETAERCGFHDISYFSNLFKMMRGYSPSSVRKK; encoded by the coding sequence TTGAATTTGGCTTATCACGAGCATCTGATCCCCCAAGTATTCCTGTTTGTAGACCGCAAATGCTTTGCAGATTGGTCGATTAGAAAAGCAAAAATAGACTTTCATGATCTCACCTTCGTTATTAGCGGAAAAGCCTGCTATTACATCAATGATGAAGAGGTCATCGTTGAAGCAGGCGATTTGTTGTACATTCCGGAAGGCTGCACCCGGGAAGCTCATACCTTCAAGGAGTTGCCCATGCATTGCTATCCCTTTAACTTTCATTGGGCTGCTCCGCATAATGACGTCCATCTTCCATTGGAATACGTAAGCAAGAAAATGATTACTAAAGAGATCCTTGACTATATTCGTGAATTCAAACAAGCATGGATGAACAGGAAGCCGCTCTACACCTTCGAGACCCGTGCATTGTTTGAATTGATTCTTCACCGACTGCTCTCCGATTATCACCTGCTATCAGCGACCACAATTGATCCGAGAATCAAAAACGCAACCTACTACATTAACGAGCACTATTCGGACAATATAACAGTTGGCATCCTGGCTGAACAGGCAAATCTAAATACGGTTTACTTTGGCAAGCTGTTCAAAGAAACCACCGGCTCAACCTGCAAGGAATACCTCAATCGCATCCGCATCAACAATGCGGAGATGATGTTGTCCTCAGGCGACTTCAACGTTTCGGAAACAGCCGAGCGCTGCGGCTTTCACGATATTTCTTATTTCAGCAATCTGTTTAAAATGATGAGGGGTTACTCACCATCCTCAGTAAGAAAAAAATAG
- a CDS encoding glycosyl hydrolase 115 family protein: MNDTKQYSKEAAVLVQKGKATPIYTDAKGNDYDGIRRVSLSLVKDIELVTTVLPKLITDRAQLSGIAVIVGSAGHNDIIDSLIAEYRLDVSDLQNRRETYMIRVLERPCPELDKAIVIVGSDKRGTLYGLYHISELIGVSPWVYWADVHPPRRQELVFTKEQLEYTSKEPSIRYRGFFLNDEWPSLGSWSRDHCGGFNEGMYEKIFELLLRLKGNYLWPAMWSAVFSEDGKSHPLANAELAEAYGIVMGTSHHEPMFRAGEEWRKINQYYGDSCLWDYWANTEAITKFWEDGVIRNKHLSNMITLGMRGEQDSALGGTLEQNIQRLKDIILTQKALLHKHGLDNAPQALTIYKEVETFWHGTDTVQGLKHWEVLDDVTIILSDDNFGNMRKLPEAPDRKRKAGWGMYYHFDYHGGPRSYEWVNTVPLEKTWEQMSLAYDYGIRDLWIVNVGDLKPMELPISYFMELAYDFETWGTGNPNRTREFLQTWTERQFGHAADEETTEGIARVLADYTKMNGSRKPEVTYADTYSLLHYNEAQRVLEKAIRLEKDAKAYYELVQKEQKDAYYQLVYYPAVASANVTKMQIYASLNHKYSGFQPQSVLANHYAALVEEAIAKDVQMQEDYNNKISSGKWEGMMSSAHIGYVNWNDEGWQYPEFKYIEPKEKAMMIVDVEGTDGGFTAGTVALPPFTSLQKERYRITVSNAGKQAFAYHLETDADWIKTDPTHGSVLTGETIEVHVDWGRLDASATGEIMIVCGDQTVKATVVAEVVHTDNLPDLTFAEAHGVIAIEAEHTCGREAAGELRWEIIKGYGRSLSSMKLFPTTALFERIEDAPYLEYRICTAEEQIYSLTVYAAPTNPLGEGRRLKYAVAFDGHQPVLTDMLPLEFAAGESRHWSESVMNNIHTSTTQHSLTAGMHTLRLYVLDAGLVLQKLVLSREPLLCSYFGPEESFCKED, translated from the coding sequence ATGAACGATACAAAGCAATACTCAAAGGAAGCGGCCGTTCTCGTACAGAAGGGCAAGGCGACCCCCATATACACCGATGCGAAGGGAAACGACTATGACGGTATTCGGCGCGTCTCGTTATCACTGGTCAAGGACATTGAGCTGGTTACCACCGTTTTGCCCAAGCTGATTACAGACAGGGCGCAGTTAAGCGGGATCGCGGTCATCGTCGGCTCCGCCGGACATAATGATATCATTGATTCCCTGATTGCGGAATACAGGCTTGATGTTTCAGATTTGCAGAATCGCCGGGAGACCTATATGATCCGGGTTTTAGAGCGTCCATGCCCGGAATTGGATAAAGCCATTGTTATTGTGGGCAGTGATAAGCGGGGAACGCTGTATGGGCTGTACCATATTTCGGAACTGATTGGAGTCAGTCCCTGGGTGTATTGGGCCGATGTACATCCCCCGAGGCGGCAGGAACTGGTCTTTACCAAGGAACAATTGGAATACACTTCTAAAGAGCCCTCCATTCGTTACCGAGGTTTTTTCCTGAACGACGAATGGCCTTCACTGGGATCATGGTCGAGGGATCATTGCGGGGGTTTTAACGAAGGGATGTATGAGAAAATATTCGAACTATTGCTGCGGCTGAAGGGCAACTATCTATGGCCGGCCATGTGGAGCGCTGTTTTCAGCGAGGATGGGAAAAGTCATCCACTGGCTAATGCTGAGCTTGCCGAGGCATACGGCATTGTGATGGGTACCTCCCACCATGAGCCCATGTTTCGAGCCGGCGAGGAATGGAGAAAGATTAATCAATATTATGGGGATAGCTGCTTGTGGGATTATTGGGCTAATACAGAGGCCATTACGAAATTTTGGGAGGATGGTGTCATCCGTAATAAGCATTTGTCCAATATGATTACGCTGGGAATGCGCGGCGAACAGGATTCGGCTCTTGGTGGCACCCTGGAGCAGAATATTCAGCGGCTGAAGGACATCATTTTGACCCAGAAGGCTTTGTTACACAAGCATGGCCTGGACAATGCACCGCAAGCATTGACGATCTACAAGGAAGTGGAGACATTCTGGCATGGGACAGATACGGTTCAGGGTCTGAAGCATTGGGAGGTGTTGGATGATGTGACCATCATTTTGTCTGATGATAACTTCGGCAATATGCGGAAGCTTCCTGAAGCCCCGGATCGGAAACGCAAAGCTGGCTGGGGGATGTACTACCATTTTGATTACCATGGTGGCCCCCGGTCTTATGAATGGGTTAATACGGTTCCGCTTGAGAAAACATGGGAGCAGATGTCTCTGGCCTATGACTATGGAATCCGAGACCTCTGGATTGTGAATGTCGGCGACTTGAAGCCGATGGAACTGCCCATTTCCTATTTCATGGAGCTAGCCTATGATTTCGAGACCTGGGGAACAGGAAATCCCAATCGTACGAGAGAATTTTTGCAGACATGGACGGAGCGACAGTTTGGTCATGCTGCTGATGAAGAGACCACCGAGGGCATTGCTCGGGTTTTGGCGGACTATACAAAAATGAACGGGAGCCGCAAGCCGGAAGTGACCTATGCTGACACATACAGCTTGCTTCACTACAACGAAGCGCAGCGGGTGTTAGAGAAAGCGATCCGGTTGGAGAAGGACGCCAAGGCATATTATGAGCTTGTGCAAAAAGAGCAGAAGGATGCCTACTATCAGCTTGTGTATTATCCGGCCGTAGCATCGGCCAATGTGACCAAAATGCAGATATACGCGAGCTTAAATCACAAATATAGCGGATTCCAACCTCAGAGCGTTCTTGCCAATCATTATGCGGCTTTGGTGGAGGAAGCCATTGCCAAAGATGTACAAATGCAAGAGGACTACAATAACAAAATTTCCAGCGGCAAATGGGAGGGAATGATGTCCTCTGCCCATATCGGCTATGTAAACTGGAATGACGAAGGCTGGCAGTATCCAGAGTTCAAGTATATCGAGCCTAAGGAAAAAGCGATGATGATTGTTGATGTAGAAGGGACAGACGGAGGGTTTACCGCTGGAACGGTAGCGCTCCCGCCATTCACTAGCTTGCAAAAGGAACGCTACCGTATAACCGTCAGCAATGCCGGAAAACAAGCGTTTGCTTATCATCTGGAGACTGACGCCGACTGGATCAAGACTGATCCAACGCATGGAAGCGTTTTGACCGGGGAAACCATTGAGGTGCATGTCGATTGGGGACGGCTTGACGCATCGGCAACGGGGGAAATTATGATTGTCTGCGGCGATCAGACGGTAAAGGCAACGGTCGTCGCAGAGGTTGTACACACCGATAATTTGCCCGATCTGACCTTTGCTGAAGCACATGGTGTGATTGCAATTGAAGCAGAGCACACTTGTGGCCGGGAAGCTGCTGGGGAGCTTCGTTGGGAGATAATCAAGGGATATGGACGCTCCTTGTCCTCCATGAAGCTGTTCCCCACAACAGCTCTTTTTGAGCGGATCGAAGACGCTCCATATCTGGAATATCGTATCTGCACCGCGGAAGAACAGATCTATAGCTTAACGGTTTATGCGGCCCCGACTAATCCTCTGGGGGAGGGTAGACGGCTGAAATATGCGGTGGCTTTTGATGGTCATCAACCGGTTTTGACAGATATGCTGCCTCTGGAGTTTGCTGCGGGCGAATCCCGGCATTGGTCTGAGTCCGTTATGAATAATATCCATACTTCCACAACGCAGCATTCATTGACCGCCGGCATGCACACCCTACGATTGTATGTGCTGGATGCGGGTCTGGTGCTACAGAAGCTGGTCTTGTCCCGCGAGCCGCTTCTCTGCTCCTATTTTGGCCCCGAGGAGAGCTTCTGTAAGGAAGATTAG
- a CDS encoding helix-turn-helix domain-containing protein, translating into MMNVLLVDDEPWVLEGLRTIVNWDKYGFRVCGEASNGSAAWSLIERLQPELVFTDIQMPSVSGLELIDRSQHKLAKPPRFVILSGYNNFEYAVTALDQRVDDYLLKPIDEDEIEAVLDQMSRKIREETAQEELRRRDRSLYVNSLLNRLIQGEAGTELEKEAAALLNIGSSEEIGCLLVETEMSEEELKRQIPELAGPEPPELFTDPEGRVGLVASGKPHAADRLEALGRRLCEEWPGEAPSPAIAALSYGTGGASALRPIYEKALAALKWKRYHNEGGIIACNELPRNERMKGVNKAALASLIERVSSDSPEEIEAAADALLAAPPPGLPDIEYVRIQLSALEMGISKKLKELGGDADAFMRGIQGEFGTLTETTTFPAFRRYALALCLSGAAALREQRERSECRTIFRVVQHVDQEFRKKLQLQELAQMFHMNPIYLGQLFKQQTGKSFREYLNDKRVEEAKRLLRQGRLSIAEVAANSGYPNTDYFISQFKRITGIAPSAFRRRE; encoded by the coding sequence ATGATGAATGTGCTGTTGGTAGACGATGAACCGTGGGTTCTTGAGGGCTTGCGCACAATTGTGAACTGGGACAAATATGGCTTCCGGGTCTGTGGAGAGGCCTCGAACGGCAGCGCCGCCTGGTCTCTGATAGAGCGGCTTCAGCCCGAACTGGTGTTTACCGATATTCAAATGCCTTCCGTCAGCGGTCTGGAGCTGATCGACCGCTCACAGCATAAGCTGGCAAAGCCGCCGCGGTTTGTCATATTGAGCGGGTACAATAACTTCGAGTATGCAGTGACGGCGCTTGACCAACGTGTCGATGATTATCTGCTCAAGCCGATTGACGAGGATGAGATCGAGGCGGTGTTGGACCAGATGAGTCGCAAGATTCGGGAAGAGACGGCCCAAGAGGAGCTCCGCCGCCGCGACCGATCCCTGTACGTCAATAGTCTGCTCAATCGGCTGATTCAGGGCGAGGCGGGCACCGAGCTTGAAAAAGAAGCCGCGGCCTTGTTGAATATCGGAAGCAGTGAGGAGATCGGCTGCCTGCTGGTTGAAACGGAAATGAGCGAAGAAGAGTTGAAGCGTCAGATACCGGAGCTTGCCGGGCCGGAACCGCCGGAGCTGTTCACGGATCCCGAAGGAAGAGTGGGGCTGGTCGCTTCCGGGAAACCGCACGCTGCAGATCGGCTTGAGGCTCTTGGGCGTCGGCTGTGTGAAGAGTGGCCGGGCGAGGCTCCCTCTCCCGCAATTGCGGCGCTGAGTTATGGTACGGGAGGGGCGTCCGCACTTCGGCCTATTTACGAAAAAGCGCTGGCAGCGCTCAAATGGAAGCGCTATCACAATGAGGGAGGCATTATCGCCTGCAACGAGCTTCCGCGGAACGAACGCATGAAGGGAGTGAACAAAGCGGCCCTGGCTTCCTTGATCGAACGGGTCTCCTCGGACAGTCCCGAAGAGATTGAGGCTGCGGCGGACGCCCTGCTTGCTGCACCGCCCCCCGGGCTACCGGATATCGAATATGTGCGGATTCAGCTGTCCGCCCTCGAAATGGGCATCTCCAAGAAGCTGAAGGAGCTGGGTGGAGACGCCGATGCCTTCATGCGGGGCATACAGGGAGAGTTCGGTACGCTGACGGAGACAACCACTTTTCCGGCTTTTCGCCGGTATGCCCTGGCGCTATGCCTGAGCGGAGCGGCTGCCCTCCGCGAGCAGCGTGAACGCAGCGAGTGCCGCACGATCTTCCGGGTGGTGCAGCATGTGGACCAGGAATTTCGGAAGAAGCTGCAGCTTCAGGAGCTTGCCCAGATGTTCCATATGAATCCTATCTATTTGGGACAGCTGTTCAAGCAGCAGACCGGCAAGTCGTTCCGGGAATATCTGAACGACAAGCGGGTTGAAGAGGCGAAGCGGCTTCTGCGACAAGGCCGGCTGAGCATCGCCGAAGTGGCGGCGAATTCCGGTTATCCCAACACTGATTATTTTATAAGCCAGTTCAAACGGATAACAGGGATAGCGCCGTCTGCTTTCAGACGGCGGGAATAG
- a CDS encoding sensor histidine kinase, translating into MIRKFRFRSIVNDIPLNYKFMLIYVIGILLPIVIINYLFMDRMSGLIKEREEQNLQISLERARKDIHGMIDGGVAVSHALITDKLLYETLDRDYKDSLDFYNTFNEQLRHRVTSYIPVNNQIQRIGIYTDNPTIVPGSDYYYLNESVFASPWYQEWKSFNGTVLVSAYLDMGAKPPATATPYLSVVEKMDNYDVNNSYQKLVRIDFDLSRFYDVIARERDYLDLYLVNDQNEIIVSMDSGYQRENTPSFPLFKMDNEADNDLHTLPIGNASYVRGWKLIGVPQGTRVSKAMLDMRIYFSILVGLITLFTSVFIYVMLRSYNHRVKRLARHMQKVRNEKFDLIKMDEGRDEIGHLIRNFNMMTSQIHSLINNVYKLEIQQKSQEAERVRAELNLLQSQMNPHFLFNTLNALLVVSTKNNYTDVKDIIKDLSKLLRRLLNWKDDLVLLEEEINFTVMYLGIEKFRFQDKFEYSIEITEEVRHYKIPKMSIQQLAENACKYGIQAIEGLGVVKIRVEVADEQLRVVVSDNGKGIDEERLKEVLYNMRSEKETIGGNIGIRNVYRRLELYYNDRVSFNLTSKVGEGTEVSFEIPMQLLKCQDGEGGKGNGV; encoded by the coding sequence ATGATTAGAAAGTTCAGATTTCGCAGTATAGTGAACGATATCCCGCTGAATTACAAATTCATGCTGATTTATGTAATCGGCATTTTGCTGCCTATTGTCATAATCAATTATTTGTTTATGGACCGGATGTCCGGGCTGATCAAGGAGCGGGAAGAGCAGAATCTGCAAATCTCGTTGGAGCGGGCGAGAAAGGATATCCACGGCATGATTGATGGCGGAGTTGCGGTCAGTCATGCCCTGATTACAGATAAGCTGCTGTACGAGACCCTGGACCGTGATTATAAGGATTCGCTGGATTTCTATAATACGTTCAACGAACAGCTCCGTCATCGGGTCACATCCTATATTCCGGTGAACAATCAGATCCAGCGGATCGGCATTTACACGGACAATCCGACGATCGTGCCCGGCAGCGACTATTATTACTTGAATGAATCGGTTTTTGCCAGCCCCTGGTATCAGGAGTGGAAGTCGTTCAACGGAACCGTGCTGGTGTCTGCGTATCTGGACATGGGGGCCAAACCCCCCGCAACTGCCACGCCTTATCTCAGCGTCGTTGAGAAAATGGATAATTACGACGTCAACAACTCTTACCAGAAGCTGGTGCGGATCGATTTCGATCTCAGCCGCTTTTACGATGTCATCGCCCGCGAGCGGGATTACCTGGATCTCTATCTGGTTAACGACCAGAACGAGATCATCGTATCTATGGACAGCGGATACCAGCGCGAGAATACCCCCAGTTTTCCTTTGTTCAAAATGGATAATGAGGCGGACAACGATCTGCACACCTTGCCAATTGGTAACGCCAGCTATGTGCGAGGGTGGAAGCTGATCGGCGTGCCCCAGGGGACGCGCGTTAGCAAGGCTATGCTGGATATGCGGATTTATTTTAGTATACTGGTCGGCCTGATTACATTGTTTACCTCGGTGTTCATTTACGTCATGCTGCGCTCGTATAATCATCGAGTCAAGCGCCTGGCCCGGCACATGCAAAAGGTAAGGAACGAGAAGTTCGACTTGATCAAAATGGATGAGGGGCGTGACGAAATTGGGCATCTGATCCGCAACTTTAACATGATGACCTCTCAGATCCATTCTTTGATTAATAATGTGTATAAGCTGGAGATTCAGCAAAAAAGCCAGGAAGCCGAGCGCGTCCGAGCTGAGCTCAATCTGCTTCAGAGTCAGATGAATCCCCATTTCCTGTTCAATACGCTGAATGCGCTTCTTGTGGTCAGTACCAAAAACAATTACACAGATGTTAAAGACATTATCAAGGATTTATCGAAGCTACTCCGCCGCTTGCTGAACTGGAAGGACGATCTAGTGCTGCTGGAGGAAGAGATAAATTTTACCGTGATGTATCTCGGCATCGAGAAATTCCGCTTCCAGGACAAATTCGAGTATTCCATCGAGATCACCGAGGAAGTGCGTCACTACAAGATACCGAAGATGAGTATTCAACAACTCGCGGAGAATGCCTGCAAGTATGGAATACAGGCTATTGAGGGGCTTGGAGTTGTCAAAATCCGCGTCGAAGTAGCCGATGAGCAGTTGCGCGTGGTTGTATCGGATAATGGCAAAGGTATTGACGAGGAGCGTTTAAAGGAGGTTTTGTACAACATGCGCAGCGAAAAGGAGACTATAGGAGGTAATATCGGTATCCGTAATGTATACCGACGGCTGGAGTTGTACTACAACGACAGGGTTAGTTTTAACCTGACTAGCAAGGTGGGAGAAGGTACCGAGGTGTCCTTCGAAATTCCGATGCAGTTGTTGAAATGTCAGGATGGAGAAGGAGGGAAGGGGAATGGGGTTTAA
- a CDS encoding response regulator: MGFKVLLIDDEPWALEGMQICIDWGEMGFEVCGICGNGMDGLRLMEELSPDLVMVDIHMPIMDGLEMIKQWRQRGNVSTKFIILTGYSEFDYARKALKYRVSRYLLKPLDEEQTELEIRAIQRELLEEQELIYIGQIARREEVLQMIKEALLGKSMSAEGNDFMESVSQSADLWNVCLVQAHRDQSGRLGEFALELLDDLETVYLVHLSMEHFVIVFGDSAYQGDGLSAEKTIEALARRLAGFRAFMAVGAPVGSLTGIGTAYKTASKALLHAFYESENNGIIHYDIIKDSVFQHCYNQVELLERILETFEIIDYAGYRSIVDSMEQMFWETRVYPDEVQKFVVFILHEIRAYMSVHFADDREPSDYLFDIPNMDEALLTFDDMIGILRSCGQVCFELLLKQSMIEPQGIVQDINDYIRSYFRESLTIKQLAEQFFLHPTYLGQLLIRKNGIGFNELLHDLRIEEASRLLRMNQYKNSELSEMVGYTNYNHFLKQFEKRLGMSPNEYKKIKAFHVKSFNSNIVSDQI, encoded by the coding sequence ATGGGGTTTAAAGTGCTGCTGATTGACGATGAGCCTTGGGCACTGGAGGGCATGCAGATTTGTATAGATTGGGGAGAGATGGGCTTTGAGGTGTGTGGTATCTGCGGCAACGGAATGGATGGTTTGAGGCTAATGGAGGAATTGAGCCCAGACCTGGTGATGGTGGATATCCATATGCCGATAATGGATGGTTTGGAAATGATAAAGCAATGGCGGCAAAGAGGGAATGTCTCCACGAAATTTATCATTCTTACCGGGTACAGCGAATTTGATTACGCTCGAAAGGCTCTCAAATACAGAGTCTCCCGGTATTTGCTGAAGCCTTTGGATGAGGAGCAGACTGAACTGGAGATTCGGGCAATCCAGCGCGAATTGTTGGAGGAACAGGAGCTCATTTACATCGGGCAGATTGCTCGTCGGGAAGAGGTGCTGCAGATGATTAAGGAGGCACTACTGGGCAAATCGATGTCCGCGGAGGGTAACGATTTCATGGAATCTGTGTCCCAATCCGCCGATTTATGGAATGTATGTCTGGTGCAAGCGCATCGGGACCAGTCCGGACGACTGGGCGAGTTTGCACTTGAATTACTCGATGACTTAGAGACAGTATATTTGGTGCATCTGTCCATGGAACATTTCGTCATTGTGTTCGGCGACTCGGCGTATCAAGGTGATGGGCTCAGTGCTGAGAAGACTATAGAAGCACTGGCCCGTCGCTTGGCGGGTTTTCGTGCCTTCATGGCTGTTGGTGCCCCGGTAGGCTCATTAACTGGCATTGGAACCGCCTACAAAACGGCGTCCAAGGCGCTGCTGCATGCGTTTTATGAGTCGGAAAATAATGGAATTATTCACTATGACATAATTAAAGACAGCGTGTTTCAACATTGCTACAATCAGGTGGAACTTTTGGAACGCATATTGGAGACATTTGAAATCATCGACTATGCTGGCTATCGGTCAATTGTCGATTCGATGGAGCAAATGTTTTGGGAGACGCGAGTGTATCCTGATGAGGTCCAAAAATTTGTCGTCTTTATCCTTCACGAAATCAGGGCGTATATGAGTGTGCATTTTGCCGATGACAGGGAGCCTTCCGACTATCTGTTCGATATTCCCAATATGGACGAGGCATTGCTGACCTTTGACGATATGATTGGGATACTACGCTCTTGTGGACAGGTTTGCTTTGAACTTCTTCTCAAACAGAGCATGATTGAGCCTCAGGGGATCGTGCAGGATATCAATGACTACATCCGTAGTTATTTCCGGGAAAGTCTGACCATTAAACAGCTGGCAGAGCAATTTTTTCTGCATCCTACCTATCTGGGACAATTGTTGATACGCAAAAACGGTATCGGGTTCAATGAATTGCTCCATGATCTGAGGATTGAAGAGGCAAGTCGCCTGCTTCGTATGAACCAATATAAAAATAGCGAGCTATCAGAAATGGTAGGATATACTAATTATAACCATTTTCTGAAGCAATTTGAGAAGCGCTTAGGTATGTCACCAAACGAATATAAGAAAATCAAAGCTTTTCATGTGAAAAGCTTTAATTCGAATATAGTTTCCGATCAGATATAA